One genomic region from Anabaena sp. PCC 7108 encodes:
- the ntcA gene encoding global nitrogen regulator NtcA: MIVTQDKALANVFRQMATGAFPPVVETFERNKTIFFPGDPAERVYFLLKGAVKLSRVYEAGEEITVALLRENSVFGVLSLLTGNKSDRFYHAVAFTAVELLSAPIEQVEQALKENPELSMLMLRGLSSRILQTEMMIETLAHRDMGSRLISFLLILCRDFGVPCADGITIDLKLSHQAIAEAIGSTRVTVTRLLGDLREKKMISIHKKKITVHKPVTLSRQFT, encoded by the coding sequence ATGATCGTGACACAAGATAAAGCCCTAGCAAATGTTTTTCGTCAGATGGCGACCGGGGCGTTTCCTCCGGTTGTGGAAACGTTTGAACGCAACAAAACTATCTTTTTTCCCGGCGATCCTGCCGAACGAGTTTATTTTCTTCTCAAGGGTGCTGTAAAACTTTCCAGGGTGTACGAGGCAGGAGAAGAAATAACGGTAGCGCTGCTGCGGGAAAATAGTGTGTTTGGTGTGTTGTCACTGCTAACGGGTAACAAGTCTGATAGGTTTTACCATGCAGTCGCTTTTACGGCTGTAGAATTACTTTCAGCACCAATTGAACAAGTGGAGCAAGCTCTTAAGGAAAATCCCGAATTATCCATGTTGATGTTGCGGGGTCTGTCTTCACGGATTCTCCAGACAGAGATGATGATTGAAACCCTCGCTCACCGAGATATGGGTTCTAGGTTGATAAGTTTTCTGTTAATTCTTTGTCGAGATTTTGGTGTTCCTTGTGCCGATGGTATCACTATTGATCTGAAGTTATCTCATCAAGCGATCGCTGAAGCAATTGGTTCTACTCGTGTCACCGTCACCAGGTTACTCGGAGATTTACGTGAGAAAAAAATGATTTCGATTCACAAGAAAAAAATTACTGTGCATAAGCCTGTCACCTTGAGTAGACAATTTACTTAA
- a CDS encoding pre-16S rRNA-processing nuclease YqgF — translation MTNTQPAILGFDPGRDKCGVAVMGLDRQLYYHHVVPAADAIAHIETLRQKFPISLIVMGDQTTAKKWKQQLNQELTDSLNIILIDERYSTLEARDRYWQMFPPRGLTKLLPKGMRQPPRPIDDIVAILLIERYLNRLTASISNANHN, via the coding sequence ATGACTAATACACAACCAGCAATTTTAGGCTTTGATCCCGGTCGAGATAAATGTGGTGTAGCCGTGATGGGACTGGATCGGCAACTGTATTATCATCATGTTGTACCTGCTGCCGATGCGATCGCTCATATTGAAACACTACGACAAAAATTTCCCATTTCCTTAATTGTGATGGGCGACCAAACAACTGCCAAAAAGTGGAAACAACAATTAAATCAGGAATTAACAGATTCACTGAATATTATTTTAATAGATGAGCGATATAGCACCTTAGAAGCACGCGATCGCTATTGGCAGATGTTTCCACCCAGAGGACTCACCAAACTCTTACCAAAGGGAATGCGTCAACCTCCACGACCAATAGATGACATTGTGGCCATCCTCTTAATTGAAAGATACTTAAATCGTCTGACTGCTAGTATTTCTAATGCGAATCACAACTGA
- a CDS encoding polyribonucleotide nucleotidyltransferase, with translation MAEVDKSISFDGRDIRLKVGLLAPQAGGSVLIQSGDTAVLVTATRSQAREGIDFLPLTVDYEERLYAAGRIPGGIMRREGRPPERAILTSRLIDRPLRPLFPSWLRDDLQVIAFTMSMDEQVPPDVLAVTGASIATLIAQIPFNGPMAAVRVGLVGDDFIINPTYAEIEAGDLDLIVAGSPDGVIMVEAGANQLPERDIIEAIDFGYEAVRDLIQAQLDLVEELGLKIVREAPPEVDQTLENYIRDRANSEIKKILAQFELTKTERDAALDVVKDAIKEEIQALPEEDPIRVAATANSKALGNTFKDITKYFMRRQIIEDNVRVDGRKLDEVRPVSCQVDVLPKRVHGSGLFNRGLTQVLSCCTLGTPGDAQNLNDDLQVDQHKRYLHHYNFPPFSVGETKPMRAPGRREIGHGALAERAILPVLPPKEKFPYVIRVVSEVLSSNGSTSMGSVCGSTLALMDAGVPILKPVSGAAMGLIKEGDEVRVLTDIQGIEDFLGDMDFKVAGTDTGITALQMDMKISGLSLDVIKQAINQAKDARLHILDKMLQTIDTPRIETSAYAPRLLTIKIDPDMIGLVIGPGGKTIKGITEETGAKIDIEDDGTVTISAVDESRAKRAKNIVQGMTRKLHEGDVYVGRVTRIIPIGAFVEFLPGKEGMIHISQLADYRVGKVEDEVAVGDEVIVKVREIDNKGRINLTRLGIHPDQAAAAREAAATNR, from the coding sequence ATGGCAGAAGTTGATAAGTCAATATCCTTTGATGGACGGGATATTCGGCTGAAGGTTGGATTGTTAGCCCCCCAAGCGGGTGGGTCGGTGTTGATACAATCGGGGGATACAGCTGTTTTGGTGACAGCTACGCGATCGCAAGCCAGAGAAGGCATTGATTTTCTTCCCCTCACGGTAGATTATGAAGAAAGATTGTATGCAGCGGGCAGAATCCCTGGTGGTATTATGCGCCGAGAAGGTCGTCCACCAGAAAGAGCGATTCTTACTAGTCGTTTGATAGACCGTCCTCTCCGTCCTCTATTTCCTTCATGGTTACGGGATGATTTACAAGTAATTGCTTTCACCATGTCAATGGATGAGCAAGTACCGCCAGATGTGTTGGCTGTAACTGGTGCTTCTATTGCGACCCTAATTGCCCAAATTCCTTTTAATGGACCAATGGCAGCAGTGCGGGTAGGTTTAGTGGGTGATGATTTTATTATTAACCCCACTTATGCAGAAATTGAAGCGGGAGACTTGGATCTGATTGTCGCCGGTTCACCAGATGGTGTGATCATGGTGGAAGCAGGAGCGAATCAGTTGCCAGAGCGCGATATTATCGAAGCAATTGATTTTGGTTATGAAGCAGTACGGGATTTAATTCAAGCACAGCTGGATTTAGTCGAAGAACTAGGTCTAAAAATAGTGCGAGAAGCACCACCGGAAGTAGACCAAACACTAGAAAACTATATCCGCGATCGCGCAAACAGTGAGATTAAAAAAATCCTGGCGCAATTTGAATTAACCAAAACCGAGCGTGATGCAGCATTAGATGTTGTTAAAGACGCTATAAAAGAAGAAATTCAAGCTCTTCCAGAAGAAGATCCCATTCGAGTTGCTGCTACTGCAAATAGTAAAGCCCTTGGTAATACCTTTAAGGACATTACCAAATACTTTATGCGCCGTCAAATCATCGAAGACAATGTCCGCGTTGATGGTCGCAAACTAGATGAAGTCCGCCCTGTTTCTTGTCAAGTTGACGTTCTACCCAAACGGGTTCATGGTAGCGGTTTATTTAACCGGGGACTAACCCAGGTTCTAAGCTGCTGCACACTGGGTACTCCAGGAGATGCCCAAAACCTCAACGATGATTTACAAGTAGACCAACACAAGCGTTACTTGCATCATTACAATTTTCCCCCCTTCTCCGTTGGGGAAACCAAACCCATGCGTGCGCCAGGAAGACGGGAAATTGGACACGGGGCTTTAGCAGAAAGAGCCATTTTACCTGTACTACCACCAAAAGAAAAATTCCCCTACGTAATCCGAGTAGTTTCGGAAGTGCTTTCTTCCAACGGTTCCACCTCGATGGGTTCAGTCTGCGGTTCTACCCTCGCCCTCATGGATGCTGGTGTACCCATTCTCAAACCTGTTAGCGGTGCGGCAATGGGCTTGATTAAGGAAGGTGACGAAGTGCGCGTTCTCACCGATATTCAAGGCATCGAAGACTTTTTGGGTGATATGGACTTCAAAGTGGCGGGAACAGATACTGGTATCACCGCTTTGCAAATGGATATGAAAATATCCGGTTTGTCTTTGGATGTAATCAAACAAGCTATCAACCAAGCTAAAGATGCCCGGTTGCACATTCTGGACAAGATGCTCCAGACTATCGACACTCCACGCATAGAAACGTCAGCTTATGCTCCACGTTTGTTGACGATCAAGATTGATCCCGACATGATTGGTTTAGTCATTGGACCTGGCGGTAAGACGATTAAAGGCATCACTGAAGAAACTGGTGCAAAAATTGACATCGAGGACGATGGCACAGTTACCATTTCCGCAGTTGATGAAAGCAGGGCGAAGAGAGCTAAGAACATTGTTCAAGGCATGACTCGCAAGTTACATGAGGGAGATGTTTACGTAGGACGTGTAACACGGATTATACCTATTGGTGCGTTTGTGGAATTCTTGCCAGGAAAAGAGGGCATGATTCACATTTCTCAACTCGCTGACTATCGTGTTGGTAAAGTTGAAGATGAAGTAGCGGTGGGTGATGAAGTGATTGTCAAAGTGCGCGAAATTGACAATAAAGGTAGAATTAACCTGACACGCTTGGGTATCCACCCAGATCAAGCAGCTGCGGCGCGGGAAGCTGCGGCTACAAATCGTTAA
- a CDS encoding DUF3084 domain-containing protein, with protein MTTGYILIAAILILGGVIATVGDRIGTRVGKARLSLFNLRPKKTAVLVTIFTGGLISASTLAILFAADEGLRKGVFELEDIQKDLRNKREQLKTAEIQKSQVENQLNQARKDQAQAQQDLQEINKSLQAVNAKQRITQAQLNRTISQQAKTQAQLQGTQSRLGEVVVQYQKSIAELQSLYNQREILQAAVEQLKTERQRLYTEAKKAIDEAKTAIEKRDQKIAQLDQLIQNRNLEIKKREQVIATRESRLQELEKQQEYLEQEVARLEKYYQSYRDLRLGKLALVRGQVIASGVVRVTQPAAARQVVIQILQEANRTANIQLAEPGTTTGNTELLRLTQDKVEQLIKQIDDGREYVVRIFSAGNYVRGEKQIEFFADASRNLLVFSTDQVLATTSADMKTMTSYQLRQRIDLLISASQFRARNAGIVETVQIDGTFLRFFNQLQQFEQPVEIKAIAAADTYTAGPLRVKLVAIYNGQVIFST; from the coding sequence ATGACCACTGGGTACATCCTCATCGCAGCAATTTTAATTTTGGGAGGCGTAATTGCCACCGTGGGCGATCGCATCGGCACACGAGTTGGCAAAGCACGTCTCTCACTCTTCAACCTTCGTCCCAAAAAAACGGCGGTACTAGTCACTATTTTTACGGGTGGTTTAATTTCTGCCTCAACTCTAGCGATTTTATTTGCTGCTGATGAAGGATTGAGAAAAGGGGTTTTTGAATTAGAGGATATTCAAAAAGACCTCAGAAACAAGCGGGAACAACTAAAAACGGCAGAAATCCAAAAAAGCCAAGTAGAAAATCAGCTAAACCAAGCTAGAAAAGACCAAGCTCAAGCACAGCAAGATTTACAGGAAATCAATAAGTCATTGCAAGCGGTCAATGCCAAACAACGAATCACACAAGCCCAACTCAACCGCACCATTAGCCAACAAGCTAAAACTCAAGCTCAACTCCAAGGAACTCAAAGCCGACTGGGTGAAGTAGTTGTTCAGTACCAAAAATCCATAGCTGAACTACAGAGTCTTTATAATCAAAGAGAGATATTGCAAGCAGCTGTTGAACAATTAAAGACAGAACGTCAGCGACTATATACAGAAGCAAAAAAAGCTATTGATGAAGCCAAGACAGCTATTGAAAAACGCGATCAGAAAATTGCCCAGTTAGACCAACTTATTCAAAATCGTAATCTAGAAATTAAAAAACGAGAGCAAGTAATTGCTACAAGAGAATCTCGTCTCCAAGAATTGGAAAAACAGCAAGAATATTTAGAACAGGAAGTAGCAAGGCTAGAAAAATATTATCAGTCCTACCGTGACCTCCGTTTAGGTAAGCTGGCTTTAGTTCGCGGACAAGTCATAGCATCTGGTGTAGTTCGCGTCACTCAACCGGCTGCGGCTCGTCAGGTAGTTATCCAAATTCTACAGGAAGCTAACCGCACTGCTAATATTCAATTAGCTGAACCAGGGACAACTACTGGAAATACAGAACTATTGCGTTTAACCCAAGACAAGGTTGAGCAACTGATCAAGCAGATTGATGATGGTCGAGAATATGTGGTGCGGATTTTCTCTGCGGGGAATTATGTTAGAGGAGAAAAGCAGATAGAATTTTTTGCTGATGCATCGCGGAATCTGTTGGTATTTTCCACAGACCAGGTATTGGCGACAACCTCTGCCGATATGAAAACTATGACATCTTATCAACTGCGGCAACGAATTGATTTACTGATTTCCGCTTCTCAATTTCGCGCCCGAAATGCGGGAATAGTCGAAACTGTGCAAATAGATGGGACTTTTTTACGCTTTTTTAACCAATTACAGCAGTTTGAGCAACCTGTGGAAATTAAAGCCATAGCCGCAGCTGATACTTATACAGCGGGTCCGCTGAGAGTCAAACTAGTAGCAATTTATAATGGGCAAGTTATTTTTAGCACGTAA
- a CDS encoding ABC transporter ATP-binding protein produces MNSVADNPRPQLNPVEQPPVVLTSELRKVYRTGFWLNQTVVSLKSCSLQVYPGQTFGLLGPNGAGKTTLLKLLLGIIRPSSGRGLLLGKPLGDRSVKQRIGYLPENPYLYDYLTGWEFLELAAGLFQISPQVQRQRIPQLLELVGLSQTDARKKQMRRYSKGMLQRVGMAQALINDPNLVFLDEPMSGLDPLGRYQMREIILSLKSAGKTIFFNSHVLSEVEQICDRVAILDRGQLICSGSLNELLGTETTYHIKGQGGDGEILKTRISDLQFEPDGSWQGILQDDYYDFLSSLRLMGGEIIAMNLCHQSLEEFFIQQIQKQNHSLQE; encoded by the coding sequence ATGAATTCTGTTGCAGACAACCCTAGACCTCAACTGAATCCTGTAGAACAACCACCAGTAGTCCTCACTTCTGAGTTACGAAAAGTCTATCGCACTGGATTCTGGCTGAATCAGACAGTTGTATCTCTCAAAAGCTGTTCTTTACAAGTTTACCCAGGGCAAACCTTTGGGTTACTAGGCCCTAATGGGGCGGGAAAAACAACGCTATTAAAACTGTTACTAGGAATTATCCGTCCTTCTTCTGGCAGGGGTTTATTATTAGGTAAGCCATTAGGCGATCGCTCTGTGAAGCAGCGTATTGGCTATTTACCAGAGAATCCCTACTTGTATGACTATCTAACTGGCTGGGAATTTTTAGAATTAGCGGCTGGGTTATTCCAAATTTCCCCACAGGTACAACGTCAACGTATTCCCCAACTACTAGAACTAGTCGGTTTATCCCAAACTGATGCTCGTAAAAAGCAGATGCGTCGTTATTCTAAGGGTATGCTTCAGCGTGTTGGCATGGCTCAAGCCTTGATTAATGATCCTAATTTAGTATTTCTAGATGAACCAATGTCTGGGCTTGATCCTCTGGGACGCTACCAAATGCGCGAGATTATCCTTTCCCTCAAATCTGCTGGGAAAACCATATTTTTCAATAGTCATGTTTTGAGTGAAGTAGAACAAATTTGCGATCGCGTAGCTATCCTTGATCGAGGACAATTAATTTGCTCTGGTTCGCTTAATGAACTTTTGGGTACAGAAACCACATATCATATCAAAGGTCAAGGTGGCGACGGAGAAATTCTCAAAACCAGGATATCCGATCTACAATTTGAGCCTGACGGTTCTTGGCAAGGCATATTACAAGACGATTACTATGATTTTCTGTCTAGTCTCCGGTTAATGGGCGGAGAAATCATCGCCATGAATCTATGCCATCAATCCCTAGAAGAGTTTTTTATCCAACAGATTCAAAAACAAAATCATTCACTTCAGGAGTAG
- the fabI gene encoding enoyl-ACP reductase FabI yields MLNLSGKNALVTGIANNRSIAWGIAQQLHKAGANLGITYLPDEKGKMERKVAELVEPLNPSLFLPCNVENDEQIKSTFETIKQQWGKIDILIHCLAFANKDDLSGDFSQTSRPGFNKALEVSTYSLVQLSGAAKPLMTEGGSIVTLTYLGAIRAIPNYNIMGVAKAGLEASVRYLAAELGQQNIRVNGISAGPIRTLASSAVGGILDMIHHVEQVAPLRRTVTQLEVGNTAAFLCSDLASGITGQILYVDAGYEIMGM; encoded by the coding sequence ATGCTGAATCTGTCTGGAAAAAACGCCTTAGTAACAGGTATTGCCAATAACCGCTCAATCGCCTGGGGTATTGCCCAACAACTCCACAAAGCAGGTGCTAACTTAGGTATTACCTACTTGCCAGATGAAAAAGGTAAGATGGAGCGAAAAGTAGCGGAATTGGTAGAACCCCTTAACCCCAGCTTATTCCTCCCCTGCAATGTGGAAAATGATGAGCAAATTAAATCGACCTTTGAGACGATCAAGCAGCAATGGGGGAAAATAGACATCCTCATTCATTGCCTAGCTTTTGCCAACAAAGATGATTTAAGTGGAGATTTTAGCCAAACATCCCGTCCTGGTTTCAATAAAGCTTTGGAAGTTAGCACTTATTCGCTAGTGCAGTTAAGTGGTGCTGCTAAACCTTTGATGACAGAAGGAGGTAGTATAGTTACTTTGACATATTTGGGAGCAATTCGCGCCATTCCTAACTATAACATCATGGGAGTAGCCAAAGCTGGATTAGAGGCAAGTGTACGTTACTTAGCTGCTGAACTAGGTCAACAAAACATTCGGGTCAATGGTATATCTGCCGGGCCTATCCGTACTTTGGCATCTTCTGCGGTGGGTGGGATTCTAGATATGATTCATCATGTTGAACAAGTAGCCCCCCTACGTCGTACGGTCACTCAGTTAGAAGTTGGCAATACAGCAGCTTTCTTGTGTAGTGATTTAGCCAGCGGTATTACCGGGCAAATCCTGTATGTAGATGCAGGATATGAAATCATGGGAATGTGA
- a CDS encoding DEAD/DEAH box helicase: MAILHGSWVLENQNSSLFIWGETWRNSQVNLEFIKSGEVPSHPLSMTPTELSNWLESRNLNIYNYIQITSSTVSNIKKSKSTNHVEKTLPTQSQIIALTTKFLEKDALLCPVHSASLDIDLNSPKYLQPWRVEGFCLQPSAAIKFLTFLPLSSTDGKDAFLGGDLRFWVQVARWSLDLISRCKFLPTIQKDLAGSLFAQWQVILDSAVDVTRLEKFAAKMPLACRTYQQNQEDIKSNLAVDLPIKPQELILGFLNTIIDAQLRDMVSSQSSIETREMMSLPSAVQHWLQALTGVSNTINADAMGLERLEAALKAWTLPLQYQLTGKASFHTSFQLLPPETGEKNWVLAYFLQAVDNSEFLVNAATIWANPTEQLIYQNLTVEQPQEIFLRGLGLASRLYPVITPSLETESPQFCHLTPMQAYEFIKSVAWRLEDSGLGVILPPSLANREGWANRLGLKINVETPQKKKGRLDLQSLLNFQWQLAIGGQTISKTEFDKLVALNSPLVKINDEWVELRPQDIKTAQNFFASRKEQMSLSLEDALRISTGDTQVIEKLPVVSFEASGTLQELIGALTNNQAIAPLPTPASFRGQLRPYQERGAAWLAFLERWGLGACLADDMGLGKTIQFIAFLLHLKEENALENPTLLVCPTSVMGNWEKEVKKFAPTLKVLEYHGDKRPKGKAFTEIVQKHDLVITSYALIPRDLKLLQTINWQIIVLDEAQNVKNSDAKQSQAIRQIKTSFRIALTGTPVENRLQELWSILDYLNPGYLGNKQFFQRRFAMPIEKYGDTASLTQLRSLVQPFILRRLKTDKDIIQDLPEKQEMTVFCGLSSEQGQLYQKLVDQSLVEIESAEGLQRRGMILALLIKLKQICNHPAQYLKLGNLEKHNSAKLQRLEEMLEEVLAENDRALIFTQFAEWGKLLKPHLEKKLNREILFLYGSTTKKQREEMIDRFQHDPESPPIMILSLKAGGVGLNLTRANHVFHFDRWWNPAVENQATDRVFRIGQTRNVQVHKFVCTGTLEEKINDMIESKKQLAEQVVGAGEEWLTEMDTNQLRNLLLLDRNAIIDEDEE, from the coding sequence ATGGCAATTCTACACGGTAGTTGGGTACTCGAAAATCAAAATAGTTCTTTATTTATTTGGGGAGAAACTTGGCGAAATTCACAGGTTAATCTGGAATTTATTAAATCAGGAGAAGTTCCATCACATCCCTTGTCTATGACACCAACTGAGTTAAGTAATTGGTTGGAATCACGTAATTTAAATATTTATAATTATATTCAAATAACGTCATCTACTGTAAGTAACATAAAAAAAAGTAAAAGTACAAATCATGTAGAAAAAACTTTACCAACACAATCCCAAATCATTGCTTTAACAACCAAGTTTCTAGAAAAAGATGCCTTACTTTGTCCAGTACATTCAGCTAGTTTAGATATTGATCTCAACTCGCCAAAATACCTACAACCTTGGAGAGTAGAAGGTTTTTGTCTCCAACCCAGCGCAGCGATTAAATTTCTCACTTTCTTACCCTTAAGTTCAACTGATGGCAAAGATGCCTTTTTAGGAGGAGATTTACGTTTTTGGGTACAAGTAGCGCGTTGGAGTTTAGATTTAATCTCCCGCTGTAAATTTTTACCAACTATTCAAAAAGACTTAGCTGGTTCTTTATTTGCTCAATGGCAAGTAATTTTAGATAGCGCTGTAGATGTTACTCGGCTAGAAAAATTTGCAGCTAAAATGCCTTTAGCTTGTCGTACATATCAGCAAAATCAAGAAGATATTAAAAGTAACTTAGCAGTTGATTTACCTATAAAACCACAAGAATTAATTTTGGGTTTTCTCAACACTATCATAGATGCCCAACTGCGCGATATGGTTAGTTCTCAATCTTCTATTGAAACTAGAGAAATGATGTCTTTACCATCTGCAGTACAGCATTGGTTACAAGCCTTAACTGGTGTATCTAACACAATTAATGCAGATGCAATGGGATTGGAAAGACTAGAAGCCGCACTAAAAGCTTGGACTCTGCCATTACAATATCAATTAACAGGAAAAGCTTCATTTCATACATCTTTTCAACTACTTCCTCCAGAAACTGGAGAAAAAAATTGGGTATTGGCCTATTTTCTGCAAGCAGTAGATAATTCTGAATTTTTAGTTAATGCAGCCACTATTTGGGCTAACCCTACAGAACAATTAATTTATCAAAATCTTACCGTTGAACAACCACAAGAGATATTTTTGCGAGGTTTGGGTTTAGCTTCTCGATTGTATCCAGTGATAACCCCCAGTTTAGAAACTGAATCTCCTCAATTTTGTCATCTTACACCCATGCAAGCTTATGAATTTATCAAGTCTGTAGCTTGGAGATTAGAAGATAGCGGTTTAGGAGTAATTTTACCACCAAGTTTAGCCAACCGTGAAGGATGGGCTAACCGCTTAGGTTTAAAAATTAATGTTGAAACACCTCAGAAAAAAAAGGGACGATTGGATTTACAAAGTCTGCTCAACTTTCAGTGGCAATTAGCAATTGGTGGACAAACAATTTCTAAAACTGAATTTGATAAATTAGTAGCTTTAAATAGTCCATTAGTCAAGATTAATGACGAATGGGTAGAATTGCGTCCCCAAGATATTAAAACAGCGCAAAACTTTTTTGCATCTCGTAAAGAACAGATGTCTTTATCATTAGAAGATGCTTTACGTATTAGTACAGGAGATACTCAAGTAATTGAAAAATTACCAGTTGTTAGTTTTGAAGCTTCAGGTACATTACAAGAATTGATTGGGGCATTAACTAATAATCAAGCAATAGCACCTTTACCCACACCTGCAAGTTTCCGGGGACAATTACGTCCTTATCAAGAAAGAGGTGCAGCTTGGTTAGCTTTCCTAGAACGTTGGGGTTTAGGTGCTTGTCTAGCAGACGATATGGGATTGGGAAAAACAATTCAATTTATTGCTTTTCTACTCCACCTCAAAGAAGAAAATGCACTAGAAAACCCAACTTTGTTAGTTTGTCCCACTTCTGTGATGGGAAATTGGGAAAAGGAAGTGAAGAAATTTGCACCAACACTCAAAGTTTTAGAATATCATGGTGATAAACGCCCTAAGGGTAAGGCATTTACGGAAATAGTACAAAAGCATGATTTAGTAATTACTAGTTATGCGCTAATCCCCCGTGATTTGAAGTTATTACAAACTATTAATTGGCAAATAATCGTTTTAGATGAAGCGCAGAATGTCAAAAATTCAGACGCAAAGCAATCTCAAGCTATTCGGCAAATAAAAACTAGTTTTCGCATTGCTTTAACGGGAACACCTGTAGAAAATAGATTGCAAGAATTATGGTCTATTTTAGATTACCTAAATCCAGGTTATTTAGGTAATAAACAATTTTTTCAACGCCGATTTGCCATGCCCATTGAAAAGTATGGTGATACAGCTTCTTTAACTCAATTACGTTCTTTAGTTCAGCCTTTTATTCTCCGACGTTTAAAAACTGACAAAGATATTATTCAAGACTTGCCAGAAAAGCAAGAAATGACTGTATTTTGCGGACTTAGTTCCGAACAAGGGCAACTATATCAAAAATTAGTAGATCAATCTTTAGTTGAAATTGAATCAGCAGAAGGTTTGCAGCGTAGGGGCATGATTTTAGCATTATTAATTAAGCTAAAACAAATCTGTAATCACCCAGCGCAATATTTAAAATTAGGAAATTTAGAAAAACATAATTCAGCTAAACTGCAACGATTGGAGGAAATGTTAGAAGAAGTCTTAGCAGAAAATGACCGGGCTTTGATTTTTACCCAATTTGCAGAATGGGGTAAATTACTCAAGCCTCATTTAGAAAAAAAGCTAAATCGAGAAATATTATTTTTATATGGTAGTACCACTAAAAAGCAACGTGAAGAAATGATTGACCGTTTTCAGCATGATCCCGAAAGTCCACCAATTATGATTTTATCATTGAAAGCTGGTGGTGTCGGTTTGAATTTAACTAGAGCAAATCATGTTTTTCACTTTGATAGATGGTGGAATCCAGCAGTAGAAAACCAAGCTACAGACCGAGTATTTAGAATTGGACAAACCCGGAATGTTCAAGTGCATAAATTTGTGTGTACTGGGACTTTGGAAGAAAAAATTAATGACATGATTGAAAGTAAAAAACAATTAGCAGAACAAGTTGTTGGTGCAGGTGAAGAATGGCTAACCGAAATGGACACAAACCAACTCCGCAATTTACTATTACTTGACCGAAATGCAATAATTGATGAGGATGAAGAATAG
- the hisB gene encoding imidazoleglycerol-phosphate dehydratase HisB, whose protein sequence is MTNPRIATVHRSTGETDVHVTINLDGTGICQASTGIPFLDHMLHQISSHGLFDLEIQAKGDWEIDDHHTNEDVGITLGQALYQAVGNKKGIVRFGNFLAPLDEALIQVALDFSGRPHLSYGLQIPTQRVGTYDTQLVREFFVAVVNHSHMTLHIRQLDGINSHHLIEATFKAFARAMRMAVEIDPRRGETIPSSKGVL, encoded by the coding sequence ATGACTAATCCCCGCATTGCTACAGTTCACCGTTCTACGGGTGAAACTGATGTCCATGTCACCATCAACCTTGATGGTACGGGCATCTGTCAAGCCTCAACAGGTATTCCGTTTTTGGATCATATGTTGCATCAAATTTCCTCTCACGGGTTATTTGACTTGGAAATTCAAGCCAAAGGTGATTGGGAAATTGATGATCACCATACCAATGAAGATGTTGGTATTACCTTGGGGCAAGCCTTATATCAAGCAGTGGGTAATAAAAAAGGTATTGTCCGTTTTGGTAATTTTCTTGCACCTTTAGATGAAGCTCTCATTCAAGTCGCATTGGACTTTTCTGGACGGCCTCACCTCAGTTATGGCTTACAAATTCCTACTCAACGGGTGGGAACCTATGACACTCAATTGGTACGTGAATTTTTTGTAGCTGTTGTCAATCATAGCCACATGACGCTTCACATTCGCCAATTGGATGGCATTAATTCCCATCATCTTATTGAAGCAACTTTTAAAGCCTTTGCTAGAGCCATGCGAATGGCAGTAGAAATTGATCCACGCCGTGGGGAGACTATTCCTAGTTCTAAAGGTGTGCTATAA
- a CDS encoding DUF3146 family protein, with amino-acid sequence MSAKRLPETTANVRITRQSWQHGFLEGEVSAGDFEWHFQWHFRRGELSVKPSQGRALIKEPLGRFLETQDYQLEPGGDYAFTIRAEL; translated from the coding sequence GTGAGTGCTAAACGTCTACCAGAAACAACCGCCAACGTCAGAATCACCCGTCAATCTTGGCAACATGGCTTTCTTGAAGGTGAAGTCAGCGCCGGCGATTTTGAGTGGCATTTTCAGTGGCATTTCCGTCGGGGAGAACTTTCTGTGAAGCCTTCCCAAGGTCGGGCTTTAATAAAAGAACCTCTCGGCCGCTTTCTGGAAACACAAGATTACCAGTTAGAACCAGGAGGCGATTATGCTTTTACTATTCGGGCTGAGTTGTAG